One Leclercia pneumoniae genomic region harbors:
- the flgN gene encoding flagella biosynthesis chaperone FlgN yields MSRLSEILDQMTVILNDLKTVMDAEQQQLSAGHISGSALQRITEDKSSLLATLDYLEQQRRAEQVSQRSANDDFAERWQTITEKTQQLRDLNQHNGWLLEGQITRNQQALEVLKPHQEPGLYGANGQQSASRGGGGKKFSI; encoded by the coding sequence ATGAGTCGTCTCTCGGAAATACTGGATCAAATGACGGTCATTCTTAATGACCTGAAAACGGTAATGGATGCTGAACAACAACAGCTCTCTGCCGGGCATATCAGCGGCAGCGCACTTCAGCGAATTACTGAAGATAAAAGTTCGCTGCTCGCCACTCTGGATTACCTGGAGCAGCAGCGTCGCGCTGAGCAAGTCTCCCAACGTAGTGCGAATGATGATTTCGCCGAACGCTGGCAGACAATTACAGAAAAAACCCAGCAGTTGCGCGACCTTAACCAGCACAATGGTTGGTTACTGGAAGGACAGATTACCCGCAACCAGCAGGCGCTGGAGGTTCTGAAGCCACATCAGGAGCCAGGCCTGTATGGCGCGAATGGACAACAGTCCGCCTCGCGCGGCGGCGGCGGTAAGAAGTTTTCTATCTAA
- the flgM gene encoding flagellar biosynthesis anti-sigma factor FlgM — MSIDRTSPVKPVSTVQTRETNDTATPKTRLEKTASANSTSVTLSDAQAKLMQPGSNDINMERVDALKTAIRNGELKMDTSKIADALIQEAQSFLE; from the coding sequence ATGAGCATTGATCGTACATCGCCCGTAAAGCCGGTTAGCACTGTACAAACTCGCGAAACGAATGACACTGCCACGCCAAAAACTCGCCTTGAAAAAACGGCGTCGGCTAACAGCACCAGCGTGACGCTGAGCGATGCCCAGGCGAAGCTGATGCAGCCGGGTAGCAACGATATTAATATGGAACGCGTTGACGCGCTGAAAACCGCTATTCGTAATGGCGAACTAAAAATGGATACCAGCAAAATTGCTGACGCGCTGATTCAGGAAGCGCAAAGTTTCTTAGAGTAA
- the flgA gene encoding flagellar basal body P-ring formation chaperone FlgA, which translates to MRIFKRGLAATLLLWSALSSAQDLDAQLTAFFAQRLAGISDEVTVTIRSPANLLPSCEQPSFSVPGSARLWGNLSVQTRCANEKRYIQVAVQAMGNYVVASQVIARGSVLQPGSVTLKRGRLDQLPPRTMLDINQAQDAVTLRDVAPGQPLQLSMLRQSWRIKAGQRVMVVASGDGFSVNSEGKALNNAAVAQNARVRMASGQVVSGTVGSDGNILINL; encoded by the coding sequence ATGCGCATTTTCAAACGTGGTCTTGCGGCAACCTTATTGCTCTGGAGCGCCCTCTCCTCTGCGCAGGATCTGGACGCGCAGCTGACGGCATTTTTTGCCCAGCGGCTGGCCGGCATTAGCGATGAGGTCACCGTGACCATTCGTTCCCCGGCTAACCTGCTGCCCAGCTGTGAGCAGCCCTCATTTAGCGTACCGGGCAGTGCCAGACTGTGGGGCAATCTCAGCGTGCAGACACGTTGCGCCAATGAGAAGCGCTACATTCAGGTTGCAGTTCAGGCGATGGGCAATTATGTTGTCGCCTCCCAGGTGATTGCTCGCGGCAGCGTGTTGCAGCCCGGTAGCGTAACGCTTAAGCGCGGCAGACTGGATCAGTTGCCACCGCGCACCATGCTGGATATCAACCAGGCGCAAGATGCCGTCACGCTTCGCGATGTGGCGCCAGGGCAGCCGCTGCAATTGAGTATGCTGCGTCAGTCATGGCGTATTAAAGCCGGTCAACGCGTGATGGTTGTCGCCAGCGGAGACGGCTTTAGCGTGAACAGTGAAGGCAAGGCGTTGAACAACGCAGCGGTGGCGCAGAATGCCCGCGTGCGTATGGCTTCCGGCCAGGTGGTCAGTGGAACGGTCGGTTCTGATGGGAATATTCTGATTAACCTATAA
- the flgB gene encoding flagellar basal body rod protein FlgB, which yields MLDKLDAALRFQQEALNLRAQRQEILAANIANADTPGFQARDIDFSSELKKVMERGRAENTGVALALTSARHIPAQVVNTPTTDLLYRVPDQPSLDGNTVDMDRERTQFADNSLKYQMGLTVLGGQIKGMMNVLQGGN from the coding sequence ATGCTCGATAAACTCGACGCCGCGCTACGTTTTCAGCAGGAAGCGCTCAACTTACGCGCCCAGCGTCAGGAGATTCTGGCCGCCAATATCGCGAACGCTGATACCCCCGGGTTTCAGGCGCGCGATATTGATTTTTCCAGTGAACTTAAAAAAGTGATGGAGCGTGGACGGGCCGAAAACACCGGCGTTGCCCTTGCGCTGACATCTGCACGCCATATTCCCGCTCAGGTCGTTAACACCCCGACCACCGATTTACTTTACCGCGTTCCCGATCAGCCATCTCTCGACGGCAACACCGTAGATATGGACCGGGAGCGTACGCAGTTTGCCGATAACAGCCTGAAGTACCAGATGGGGCTGACCGTTCTCGGTGGACAAATTAAAGGCATGATGAATGTCCTGCAGGGAGGCAATTAA
- the flgC gene encoding flagellar basal body rod protein FlgC: MALLNIFDIAGSALTAQSQRLNVAASNLANADSVTGPDGQPYRAKQVVFQVNAAPGAATGGVKVADVIESQAPDKLVYEPGNPLADANGYVKMPNVDVVGEMVNTMSASRSYQANVEVLNTVKGMMLKTLTLGQ, translated from the coding sequence TTGGCTTTACTGAATATTTTTGATATCGCCGGTTCCGCGTTGACCGCCCAGTCCCAGCGTCTGAACGTGGCTGCCAGTAACCTGGCAAACGCCGACAGCGTGACGGGCCCAGATGGTCAACCCTACCGTGCAAAACAGGTTGTTTTCCAGGTCAATGCTGCGCCAGGCGCAGCGACCGGTGGGGTAAAAGTCGCTGATGTGATCGAGAGCCAGGCGCCGGACAAACTGGTGTACGAGCCAGGCAATCCGCTGGCCGATGCCAATGGCTACGTCAAAATGCCAAACGTGGATGTCGTGGGTGAGATGGTGAACACCATGTCTGCCTCCCGCAGCTACCAGGCAAACGTTGAAGTACTCAATACCGTCAAGGGCATGATGCTCAAAACGCTTACTCTCGGTCAGTAA
- the flgD gene encoding flagellar hook assembly protein FlgD, with product MSIAVNMNDTTNATSAASSSSLTGSKASDLQSSFLTLLVAQLKNQDPTNPMQNNELTTQLAQISTVSGIEKLNTTLGSISGQIDNSQSLQASSLIGHGVMIPGSTILAGTNTTDGTSNTSTTPFGVELQQPADKVTATITDKAGAVVRTIDIGELKAGVHTFTWDGTLADGTTAPNGSYNVAISASSGTTQLVAQPLQFALVQGVTRGSDGNKLDLGTYGTTTLDQVRQII from the coding sequence ATGTCCATTGCAGTCAATATGAATGACACCACCAATGCTACCAGCGCAGCCAGCTCCAGCTCGTTGACGGGTAGCAAAGCGTCGGATCTGCAGAGCAGCTTCTTAACGCTACTGGTGGCGCAGTTGAAAAACCAGGACCCCACCAACCCGATGCAGAATAACGAACTGACCACGCAGCTTGCGCAGATCAGTACCGTTAGCGGCATCGAAAAACTGAACACCACCCTGGGCTCTATCTCCGGCCAGATCGACAACAGCCAGTCTCTGCAGGCGAGCAGCCTGATTGGTCATGGCGTGATGATCCCGGGTAGCACCATCCTTGCCGGTACCAACACTACCGACGGTACCAGCAATACGTCGACAACGCCGTTTGGCGTTGAGCTGCAGCAGCCTGCCGACAAAGTGACAGCCACCATTACCGATAAGGCTGGCGCCGTCGTTCGCACCATTGACATTGGTGAACTGAAAGCGGGTGTTCACACCTTTACCTGGGATGGCACGCTGGCCGACGGCACGACCGCGCCGAACGGCTCTTATAACGTTGCCATTTCTGCCAGCAGCGGCACGACCCAGTTGGTGGCACAACCTCTGCAGTTTGCGCTGGTTCAGGGCGTCACGCGGGGTAGCGATGGCAACAAACTGGATTTGGGTACCTACGGTACCACCACGCTCGACCAAGTTCGGCAGATTATCTAA